From Microbacterium sp. CGR2:
TCGGTCAGGACGGCGTATTCGAACGGTCGACGGATGCCGTCATTCGGGTTCGTGCCCGCCTCGGTGAGAACCACCTCGTCACCCGGGAAGTCCCACTTGGCGGGGGTCCGGGGCGCCCAGTCCTCGGCGCTCGTGACGTCGGTGATGACAGTGCCGTCCGGCGTGCACGGGGGCGCTGTGGGCGGCTCTGGCGTCTCGGCCTTGTACAGCGCGTACTGTGCGGCGATCTGCTCAGCCGTCGGCACCTTGTCGAGCAGCATCACGTCGTCCATCCGCCCGTTGAAGGGGTTGGATTCGCGGGTGTTCTGCGGGAAGCTTCCGCCGATCTTGATCCCGGCGGGCGCGGTGTCGGACGTCGCTCCTTCGCCCCACGGGTTGGATGCCGTGTAGTCGCCCTCGAGTTCCTCGCCGTTCATGAACAGACGCATCTCTCCCTTGGCGAAATCGAAGGTCGCGGCGAGGTGAACCCATTGCCCTTTCTTCAGGATCTCGTCCCACGGAAGGTCCGCAGCGAAGGTCCACGAGCCTGCGCCGTCGACGCGTCGCCCGAGAGCGACGAGCTTGAGTTCGCCGTTCACGGTGATGACTTCGAGCAGGGCCCGCACCGCATGGCCGTCGGATGTGCCGGTGAGTACACCTGCCAGGCCGATCGCGTTGTATCGGTCGTCGGGGTTCGCCGTTCCGGAGTTCAGCGCAGGGTGATCGCCGGTCGGCTTGAACCAGCCCATGACGGAGATCTCCTCCGCGCCGGCGAGCGGCTGGAGAGAGTCGACACCGGATGCGTCGTAGACCCCTGCCTTCCAGTCGTCGTTCGACGCGGTGCGCGGACTCATCTGCTGCGTCTGCAGCGCTTCTCCGGCACCCGGGTAGGCACGATCGGCCACCCGCATCTCCACACCGCCGTTGACGAGCGAGATGTCGGTGCCCGATCGCCCCTGATCGACCTCGATCGAAGGCTTCGCCGCATCCGGGTGGTCGAAGTCATGGTGGGTGACGAGGTTCGACGCGAGTGCGGGAAGGACGAACGGTGAGCTCGGTTCGTCGACGCTCCGCGCTCCGGTGACCTTCCAGATCTTCCCGTTCGCCTTGGACACGAGGTAGAGCTCGCCGTCGGCATCCGACCCGAACCGCAGATCGACGCGCTTGTCTCCGACGAGATCCTGGAACGTCGTCTCCACACCGTCATGGAACACCCGGAGCTGTTGGATGGTGGCGAGGTCGTCGATGTCGCCGTCGTTTCGCACCATCTCATCGGCCTGGGTCGACAGCACCCATCCACGCACCAGATCGGTGAAGAGGTAACGCCCCTGCAGCTCCGCGATGTCGCCGCGGTAGACGAACCCGCCGTTCACGGCGACGCCGGCATCGCCGGTCTGCCCAGGATCGCGATTGTGGTCGTATGCCGCCACCGGATACGTGAAGCCGTTCTCGGCGTCGTCCGCCGGGAGCGGGAAGATCTGCCGGTTGTCGGCGAGGAACGAGCCCTCCCGCACCGACCAGCCGAAGTTGTCCCCCGGTTCGACGGCGTAGACGGATTCGACCTGCCACTCGCCGATGTGGGCCATGTACATCGTGTGGTCGCCCGCGGGGTCCCAACTGATGCGGTGCGGGTCGCGCATGCCGACGGCGTAGATCTCCGGCAGGGCGTCGGCCTCCTCCACGAACGGATTGTCGGCGGGCACGCCGTACTCGCCGTTCGCGCTGTCGTCGCCGGTGGGGTTCACTCGCAGGATCTTGCCCTGCGGAGTGGCCAGGTCCTGCGGGTTGCCGTTGCCGACACCGTTCCCGCCGTCACCGACGAGCACGTACAGGTTGCCGTAGTCGGCATCGCCCGAAGACACCGTGGGGTTGAACGCGATCTGCTGCACCGTGTGCACTCGGCCGGCGAACGGGATCCGCATCAGCTCACGCTGCGTGCCGGCGAACGTCTCGGCCGCGGGGTCATCCGCCTTCCATTCGGTGATGACGCTGTGGAACGCCGTGTTGCCGAAGGCCGGGAAGTCGGGGGTGTCCTCGGTCAGTGCGGTGCCACCCTCGGTGTGCACGGTGTAGAACAACCCGTTGTCGGCGAAGTCCGGGTGGAACTCGGCCGATCCGAGCCCGGTGCCCAAGCCGGCGCTGTTGTGGAAGTTGTCGATGAATTCGTTCCGGACGTTGAGATACGGCACATGCGCACCGGACTCCTTGTCGACGAGATAGAGGATGTCGTTGTTGTCGGGGACCATCAGTCGCCCCGAGCCGTCCGGAACCTCGTCGAGATGGGTGATCCGGTTGTGGCGCACGAGACGCTGATCCTGTGTCGCCGGTGTGGTCGTCGACTTCGGAAGCTGTGCGAGCTCGGTCACCTCGATGCCGAGGTCCGCGAGAGCGGGGTCGGGCAGCGGGTTGAGGAGCGGTTCGTTCGCCGTCCCGCCCGGAGCGCAGTCACCCGGGTTGCCGGTGGCGATCGCGAGGTTCTCGCCGGTGTTGTCGACGGCGACGTCGTCGAGCAGCAAGCGCCCGGCGCTGGAGGCACCGTTCTTCCAGAAGAAGCGGTCGAGCGCTCCGTTCACCGCCTGGCGGAAGCCGAACTGCTGCTCGGTGCCTTCGGGAAGCCGGGTGATCTCCTCATAGGGTCCGCCCTGGCTGTACACCGACACCTTGTCCGCCGCGTTGTCGGCGACGATCCAGACGCACTGCCACGCGTCTCGCGACCACACGCCGGCCGGCTTGAAAGCGCCCGCGTCACGGACACGCAATACGTCGTCGTTCTGGTTGTTCACGTAGGCACGGCTGTTGACGTAGTCATTCGGCGCGTCCACGTCAGTGAGCCCGAAGGAGGTGTCCACGCTGCCGGTGCGCAGGAACCGGAAGAAGAGCGTGCCGGTGTCGCCCTCGGCGATGGCCGGGATCGCACGATACGACTGCTGCCCGCCTCCGACGGATTCGACGACCTGATTGTTCCCGTTCAGCGGGTCGGCGATCACCTTGGGCGCGGCGGACGACGTCCAGCCGTCCTGTCCGTGGAGAGCGATGCGCTCGTACTGTTCGAAATCGATCACCTCGGTGAAGGGTTCCGCCGCCGCCGCGGGCGCAGCGGCGAGCAGTGCCCCGGCGATGGCCATCGTGGCCACCGCCGCGATACTGCGCCGCACACCGAATCCCTGAGGGGGTGGGGCGGATCGGCCGTTCGAGCTCGTGGATCGCGTGGTCTTGTCGTGCATCAGAAACCTCTCAACGTCATCGTCGTGCGGTTGTCGTGCCGATGGGTCCTGCCATCTCCCCGGGGCGGCACTGCAGCGGGGCGAGCGAGGGGGCGGTGTCGGGTCGGGTCACCCGCCGCCGGAGGCGCCGAGGAAGGGCGAGACGCTCTCGCCGAACGCATCCGCTGTCCGCCGGACGACGGTCTCCGGGTCGCCGGCCCAGATGTCCGCGTTGAAGATCTCGACCTCGATGTCACGGTCGTATCCGGTGGCGATGACCGCTTCCGTCAGACTGCGGAAGTCGATGACCCCGTCGCCCGGGTAGTGCCGACTCAGCAGCACGTCCGCAGGGAGCGGCGTCTTCCAGTCGCAGACCTGGTAGGTCGCGATTCGCCCTTCGCGGCCCGCGCGAGCGATCTGTGCGAGCACATCCGGATCCCAGAAGATGTGGAAGGTGTCCACCGCGGCGCCCACCACCTCCGCATCGAAGTCGCCGGCGATGTCGAGCGCCTGTCCCAGTGTCGAGACCACGCAGCGATCGCTCGCGAACATCGGATGCAGCGGCTCGATCGCCAGTGTCACGCCGGATGCGGCCGCGTGGGGCGCCAGCTCACCGATCGCGTCGCGAACCCGCTCGCGCGCGCCGGCGATGTCTCGTGAGCCCTCGGGAAGCCCTCCGGCGACGAGGACGAGAACGGCCGTGGAACCGGCCGCACCCGCCTCGGCGAGCGCGGCGGTCTCATCGATCGCCACGCGGTTGTCGTCGATCGACGTGCGGCGGATGCTGCCCTCTGCGGCGGTGAAGAAGCCGCCGCGGCAATGCGTGGTGAAGCGCAGTCCGGAGTCGCTCAACATCGATGCCGCCGTTGACAGTCCCACCGCGTTCACGGGTTCACGCCAGAGCCCGATCGCCTGCACGCCGACGCGTCGTGTGGCGTCCAGCGCGGTGCGGAGGTCGGCGTGCTTGATCGTGGCCTGATTGATCGAGAGCCGAGGATCGGGGGCGTTCATGCCGACACCCCGTTCAGACGGAGCATGCCATGCCAGCGTTCCGCGGCGAGGTCCGGCTGCTCCAGTGCCCGGGCGGAGTTGGCGAGCTCGACGATGCGGGAGAGGTGCGGGAGGCTGCGCGCGGAGTGGAGGCCGCCGACCATCTGGAAGGCCGGCTGGTGCCCGTTCAGCCACGACATGAACGCGACACCGGTCTTGTAGTAGAACGTCGGGGCGGCGAAGATCTGCCGACTCAGCTCCTCGGTGGGGCCGAGGATCTCCAGGTACCGGTCGGCGTCGTCGGTGTCCAGCGCCTGGATCGCCGCCGAAGCGGCGGTGGTGAGTGCCGCGAACGCGCCGAGCAGGGCATCGGAGTGGCGGCGCGGCGCGGCGGATTCGCTCGTGGGCTGCTGCGCCTCGGGAACGTCGGCCCCACCGATGAGGCCGACGTAGTTGAAGTCGTCGCCGGTGAACATCCGCACGGTGTCGGGCAGCCGGTCGCGCACCGCCACCTCGGATGCCGCATCCAGCAGGCTCATCTTCACGCCCGCGACCTTGTCGGGGTGCTCTTCGATGATCTCGAGCAGCACATCGGATGCGGCACGCCAATCGACGGAGCCGAAGTATCCTGCGAGCGCCGGATCGAACGCGGTGCCGAGCCAGTGGAGGACGACCGGAGTCGTCGCAGCGTCCAGGACCTCGCGGTACACCCGGCGGTAGTCATCCGCCGACTCCGCCACCCGCGCCAGGTGCCGTGATGCCATGAGGACGGGACCCGCGCCCTGCTCCTCGGTGAAGTGCAGCTGCGACTTGTAGGCGTCGATCACCTCGTCGAGGGATATCCGCTCGTCGTCGACGTGGTCGGTGTTCACTCCGACGACGACTGATCCGCCTTCTTCCTGCGCGACCTTCGCGGAGCGCGAGATCAGTTCGCGCGTGGCCACCGCGTCCAGCCCCATGTTGCGCTGTGCCGTGTCCATCGCATCCGCGACGCCGAGACCCCAGGAGTACGCATGGCGACGGAAGGCGAGAGTCGCATCCCAGTCCACGTCGGCCGGACGCCCCGGGGTGTTGTCCGCGTGCACCTGGGGGACGACGTGGGCGGCGGCATACGCGACGCGACTGCGCAGCGCGCCCGCGGGTCTGGTGTACTCCGGGGCATCGGCGAGTTCTGCCTCGGTGGTCAAGCCATCCGAAGCGAGCAGCGTGAGGCGAGCCATTCGATCAGTCCAGCGTCAGAGGGTTCAGGTCGACCTTGCGCCCCTCGCGCGCGGACTGCAGCCCGGCCTCGGCCAGCTGGACGCCGCGCGCACCGGCGAGCAGGTCGAACTCGTAGTCCGTGCCGAGCACATACGACTCGAGGAACTCCTCCCATTGCTGACGGAAGCCGTTCTTGAAGACGTCGTTCGTGGGGACATCCGCCCAGTCCGCGTCGTAGTCGTGGTCGTCGGCGAGGTCGGGGTTCCAGACCGGCTTCGGTGTCGCGTTGCGGTGCTGGATCTTCGCGCCGAACAACCCGACCACCGCCGATCCGAGGGTGCCGTCGACGTGGAACTCGACGAGCTCGTCCCGGTGCACGCGGACGGTCCAGGAGGAGTTGATCTGCGCGACAACCCCATCCTCCAACTCGAAGATGCCGTAGGCGGCGTCCTCGGCGGTCGCGGTGTACGGTTCGCCGTTCTCATCCCACCGCTCCGGGATGTGCACCGACGCCTGCGCATACACGCTCTTGACCTCGCCGAACAGGTTCTCGAGCACGTAGTTCCAATGCGGGAACATGTCGACGATGATGCCGCCGCCGTCCTCGCTGCGGTAGTTCCAGCTCGGGCGCTGCGCCGGCTGCCAGTCACCTTCGAAGACCCAGTAGCCGAACTCTCCGCGCACCGACAGGATGCGGCCGAAGAACCCGGAATCGATGAGCCGCTTGAGTTTCTGCAGTCCCGGGAGGTAGAGCTTGTCGTGGACCACTCCGGTCTTCACACCGGCGTCGCGGGCGAGGCTCGCGAGCTCCAGAGACTCCGCGAGTGACTCGGCCGTCGGCTTCTCGGTGTAGATCGTCTTCCCTGCGGCGATCGCCTTCCGAAGAGCCGCCGCGCGAGCCTTCGTCACGAGGAAGTCGGCGTAGATCTCCCAGCGGGGGTCGGCGAGCGCAGCATCCAGATCCGTCGTGTAGTCGGAGATGCCGTGGCGCTCGGCGAGCTCAGCCAGCTTGGCTTCGTTGCGTCCGACCAGCAGCGGGGTCACCGTGACCCTCGTGCCGTCGGAGAGCTCGATGCCGCCCTCGTCACGGATCGCGAGGATCGAGCGCACGAGGTGCTGACGGTAGCCCATGCGACCGGAGACGCCGTTCATGATGATGCCGATTTCGCGGGTCGCGGGGAGCGCCGGGGGAGGGAGAACCTGCGTCGAGGCGGTGGTGGTGACTGACATCTCGTTCCGTTCTTCGATCATGAGTGTTCTGTGCGTGCGCGTCAGATGCCGGTGCCCGGCGAGGTCGCCGAGGCATCGTCGGTGGTGGCCGGCTTCCCGCCGAGGTACAGCGCCGCGAGCGTGGGGTCCGCGAGCAGCTCCGGCGCGGGACCGGAGATGTGCACCCGCCCGAGGTCGAGGACGCAGCCGATGTCGGCGGTCTCCAAGGCCCGGCGTGCGTTCTGCTCCACGAGCAGAACGGCGGTGCCGGCGTCCCGCATGCGGGCGACCTGCTCGAAGACCTTCGCCGTCGTCTTCGGGTCGAGACCCATCGACGGCTCGTCGAGGAGCACGACCTTGGGGCTCACCATGAGCGAGCGGGCGAATTCGACCTGCTTCTGCTGTCCGCCGGAGAGGAGCCCGGCCAGCTGCTTCCACCGCTCCCCCACGATGGGAAAGAGGTTCTGCACGAATTCGACGCGCTCCTGCACCACCTTCTGGTCCTTGACCGTGAAGGCGCCGAGCATGACGTTCTCGCCGACGGTCATCTCGCGGAACACGCTGTGTCCCTGCAGGACGTGGGCGAGCCCGTTCTCCAGCATCCGCTGCGGCCCGTGCCCGGTGACGTCCTGCCCATCGATGCGGATGCTGCCCGAACGCGGCTTCAGCATCCCGCTGGCGACCTTCAGCACGGTGGATTTTCCGGCCCCGTTGGGCCCGACGAGGCAGACGACGGACGCGGGCGGGACGACGACGGTGAGGCCTCGGAGGACCAGTGCCGCGCGACCGTATCCGGCCTCGATGTCTCGCAGTTCCAGCAGGTTCGTCGACTCAGACTCCAAGGTATGCCTCCAGAACTCGTGGATCCTGCTGAATGATCTCGGGGGTGCCCTCGGCGATCGGACGGCCGCGGTCGAACACGACGACGTGATCGCAGAGGCTCATGACCATCTCCATGTTGTGTTCGACGATGATGAACGTCTTGCCCTCATCGTTGAGCTCCCGCACCAGGGTGGCGATGCGCCCGATGAGTGCGGGGTTCACGCCACCGGCCGGCTCGTCGAGCATGATCGTGTCGGGTTCGCCCATGAGGACCCCCGCCAGCTCGAGCAGCTTCTGCTGGCCGTAGCTGAGGTTGCGGGCCTCGGCGTGCTCGAGGTGATCGATGCCGACCCGGCGCAGCCAGCCTCGTGCTCGCTCGAGTTCATCCGGGTCGTTCGCCGAGCGGAGCTGCTGGCGGATGCTCGTGCTGCGCACGGCCACCAGCAGGTTCTCCATCACCGTCATCCGCGGGAAGACGCGGCACAGCTGGAAGCTGCGTCCGATCCCCGTGCGCGCGATCCGGTCGGGTGACTGCCGAGTGATGCTGCGGCCGCGGTATCTGACCTCGCCGGAGTCGGGTTTGATCATGCCGGTGACGCAGTTGAAGAAGGTCGTCTTGCCCGAGCCGTTCGGCCCGATCAGTCCGTTGACCTTCCCCTCCTGGAATGTCACCGATGCTGCGTCCACGGCGGTGACGCCGCCGAAGGACTTGGTCATCTCTACCGTGCTCAGGCTGTCCTGCAGCACGGTGCCGTGTGCGGTGCGAGCATTCATGATGTCGTCTCCTCTCCGGACGCGTTCGTGCGTCGTGGGGACTCCTGGGCGGCGCTTCGGACGGCGTTCTGTTCGAGCAGCTCTCCCGCCGTGACCTCCCGGATGGAGGCCGCATTCGACGACCGTGTGAACAGGCCTTTCACCGCCGGGATGATGCCGTCCGGCATGAAGAGGACGACGACTCCGAGCAGGATTCCGGTGGCGATGAGGTGGAACTGCGTGTCGCCGAACTCGAGCTTGAAGTACTCGAGTGCGACGCCGACCACGACCGCACCCAGCAGCGGACCGAAGAGGTTGCGCACTCCGCCGAGCAGGGCCATGAGCACCATGTACGAGCCGATGAGGATGGAGAACTGGAAGATCGGATCCAGGTCGCCGAACCACAACGCGTAGAGTCCGCCGCCGAGCGATACGAACAGCGCCGAGAGGATGTACGCGATGAGCTTGTACCGGGTGGTCGGGACGCCGAGGGACTGCGCCTTGTCCTCGTCCTCGCGGATGGACTTCAGTGCGGTGCCGAATTTGGACCGGTCGATGATCCACCAGACGACCAGCGCGAAGACCAGGAGAGCCACGAACAGGTAGTAGAAGACGCGGTGGTGCTCGGGACGCAGCATGTCGGGGAACGGACGCGGGACGTTCAGTCCCTCGGAGCCGCCGGTGACGTCGCGCCAGCTCTGGAAGACCAGCAGCATGATCAGGACGAAGGCGATCGACACGATCACGAACGACGCACCGCGCACCCGCAGCGCCGCGATGCCGATGGGGATCGCGATGACGGCGACGAGGATCGCGGCGACGATCCACGCGACGAATCCGGGGAGCGCCAGGTACTTGATCAGGAGCGCGGTGCCGTAGGCGCCGAGTCCGAAGTAGGCGGCGTGACCGAGGGAGATGTATCCCGTGAAGCCGCCCATGAAGTTCCACCCCGTCGACAGCACGGCGTAGTTGAGGATCACGACCCCGGCGGACAGGATGTACGGGTTCGGTGCGATGGTGGGGAAAGAGAGCACCAGCACCGCTCCGACGATCAGGAGCGCGATGGTCACCCACTTCGCTGCGGGCCGCCTGCGAGGTGCGGGCGGCGCGATCACCACCGTCTCGGTGGCGATCGGCTCTCTGCTAGAAACGCTGGGCAAGACGACCTCCGAAGAATCCTTGCGGGCGGAACATGAGCGTCGCGAACAGTGCGACGTAGAAGACCGTCTGCGCCCAGGTCGGTCCCAACGGAAGTTGCAGCAGGCTCTGTGCGATCCCGAGGACGAGAGCCGCGATGGCGGCACCGGGGATGCTGCCGAGTCCGCCGACGACGATGATCGCCATCAGCGGGCCGATCCAGTGCCAGTGCAGCGAGGGGTAGATCGTGGCGTCGAGCGAGAGCGCAGTGCCGCCGATCGCCGCCGTCGCGAGCCCCAGGCCGAACCCGTAGCCGGCGACGCGGTCGGTGTTGATGCCGACGAGTCGCGCAGCCTCGGGATGCTGGATGGTCGCGCGGAGGGCCTGTCCGAACCTCGTGTACTTCAGGAGGACGAAGAGCCCCGCGAGAGCGAGAGCGGCCAGTCCGAACGCGATCAGCTTCACGACCGGCACCTGGGCACCGAAGAAGTTCAGGCTCTCACTCGCGTACGGCAGAGGGATGCGGCGTTGGGTGCCGGTGAACAGGAAGCCGAGCGTCCCCTCGATCACCAGCGCCACGGCGAAGGTGAGCAGCACCGACATCATGGTCAGCGTGAGTGGCTTCAGCCTCGACACCAGCAGCCGCTGCATCAGGACGCCGGTCACGAAGAACAGCGGCACCGTGACGATGAGCGACACCAGGGGGTCGATGCCCGTCTGCTGGTTGAACCACCAGGCCAGATAGGCCGCCAGGATGAGGAAGGCGGAGTGCGCGATCATCACGACGCGCATGATTCCGAAGTAGAGGGTGAGCCCGGCCGCCAGGAGGGCGTAGAGCCCTCCCAGCAGGATGCCGAGGATCAGACTTTGCAGCAGCAGTGCTCCACTCACGATGTGCGGATCACCACGCCGGCTTCGGGAAGAGGAAGTCGGCTTCCTTGACGTCCTCGGGGAGGACGATCAGAATCTCGCCGTCGATCCACTGCTGCATGAGGTGCGCGCCCGTGGGCTTGCCGGTCTCATCCCAGCTGAGCGGTCCGACCACGGTCTCGACCTCGTTGTCGCGCAGCCAATCGATGAGCTCCTGCTGGCACTCACCCTGCTCGGCGCAGCCGACGGCCTCGACCGCCGCCGCCACGACCTGACCGGTGGTGTAGGCGTTCGCCTCGTCCTCCGACGGCGGATTGCCGTGCATCTCGGTGTACTTCTCGACGAACTCGACGTTGCTGGGGAACTCGGACTTGGGCGAGTAGCCCGTGGGGGCGAGGATGCCCTCGGTCGCGCCGCCGATCGCTGCCGCGAACTCCGGGTTCGTGGGTGCGGTCGAGAAGGCGGCGAGCTCGGGCTGATAGTCGAGCTGCTGGAGGGCGATGATCAGGTTGACCGCATCCTGATACTGGGTGCCGCCGATCACGATGTCCGCGTCCGACTGCGCGATCTTCGCCGCGATGGTGGAGAAGTCGGTGGTGTTCGGCGGGTAGACCTCGTTGACGAGGATCTCGACCCCCGCCTCCTCGAGCTTGTCGCGGAGGCCGTAGGCGGTTCCCTGTGCGAACGGGTCGTCCATCGCGGCGACGGCCGCCGTCTCGGGACGCTCGCCCTCGGGGAGAGCGAGAAGGTAGTCGGCGAGGTTGTTGTAGTGGTCGTTCGCGATGGCGGGTGCGGCGTAGAAGAGGTTGTCGAATCCCTGTTCGAAGACCTCTTCGGCGGCTCCGGCCGGCTCGACGAACAGCATCCCGTACTCCTGCGCGACGCGGGCGGACGGCACCACCAGTCGGGTCGAGAAGGGGCCGAACACCAGATCGACGCCGTCTTGTGCGATCAGCGACTCGTAATCCGAGACGACCCGATCGGCGTTCGACTGGTCGTCGAGGATCTTCAGTTCGACCTGGCGGCCGAGAAGCCCCCCGTTTTCGTTGACGATGTCGCGCCAGGCCTCATAGCCTCGCTCGACACCCTTGCCCGGTTCGGAGAAGTCGCCGGTGAGCGGAAGCGAGATGCCGATGACGATGGGGTCGTCGGTGCCACCCCCTTCTGCCTCGCCGGCGGTTCCGGAACAGGCCGTAACCGTGAGTGCGGCGATCGATACCAATCCGATCGCCGCGGCAATCCGTCGACCGTGTCGGGGTGCAGTCATCCGAGTCTCCTACGTCATCGTAGCGAAAGCGCTTTCGTAAGCGCTTCCGCCACTATAGTTGCGCTAAGGAACGAGAGCAACCCTCAACGCCATCCGCGTCGATTTTGCTCGCAGGGGGAGGTTTCGTGAAGCGTGAAGGTGCG
This genomic window contains:
- a CDS encoding DUF993 family protein; the protein is MARLTLLASDGLTTEAELADAPEYTRPAGALRSRVAYAAAHVVPQVHADNTPGRPADVDWDATLAFRRHAYSWGLGVADAMDTAQRNMGLDAVATRELISRSAKVAQEEGGSVVVGVNTDHVDDERISLDEVIDAYKSQLHFTEEQGAGPVLMASRHLARVAESADDYRRVYREVLDAATTPVVLHWLGTAFDPALAGYFGSVDWRAASDVLLEIIEEHPDKVAGVKMSLLDAASEVAVRDRLPDTVRMFTGDDFNYVGLIGGADVPEAQQPTSESAAPRRHSDALLGAFAALTTAASAAIQALDTDDADRYLEILGPTEELSRQIFAAPTFYYKTGVAFMSWLNGHQPAFQMVGGLHSARSLPHLSRIVELANSARALEQPDLAAERWHGMLRLNGVSA
- a CDS encoding sugar phosphate isomerase/epimerase, with the protein product MNAPDPRLSINQATIKHADLRTALDATRRVGVQAIGLWREPVNAVGLSTAASMLSDSGLRFTTHCRGGFFTAAEGSIRRTSIDDNRVAIDETAALAEAGAAGSTAVLVLVAGGLPEGSRDIAGARERVRDAIGELAPHAAASGVTLAIEPLHPMFASDRCVVSTLGQALDIAGDFDAEVVGAAVDTFHIFWDPDVLAQIARAGREGRIATYQVCDWKTPLPADVLLSRHYPGDGVIDFRSLTEAVIATGYDRDIEVEIFNADIWAGDPETVVRRTADAFGESVSPFLGASGGG
- a CDS encoding PQQ-dependent sugar dehydrogenase encodes the protein MHDKTTRSTSSNGRSAPPPQGFGVRRSIAAVATMAIAGALLAAAPAAAAEPFTEVIDFEQYERIALHGQDGWTSSAAPKVIADPLNGNNQVVESVGGGQQSYRAIPAIAEGDTGTLFFRFLRTGSVDTSFGLTDVDAPNDYVNSRAYVNNQNDDVLRVRDAGAFKPAGVWSRDAWQCVWIVADNAADKVSVYSQGGPYEEITRLPEGTEQQFGFRQAVNGALDRFFWKNGASSAGRLLLDDVAVDNTGENLAIATGNPGDCAPGGTANEPLLNPLPDPALADLGIEVTELAQLPKSTTTPATQDQRLVRHNRITHLDEVPDGSGRLMVPDNNDILYLVDKESGAHVPYLNVRNEFIDNFHNSAGLGTGLGSAEFHPDFADNGLFYTVHTEGGTALTEDTPDFPAFGNTAFHSVITEWKADDPAAETFAGTQRELMRIPFAGRVHTVQQIAFNPTVSSGDADYGNLYVLVGDGGNGVGNGNPQDLATPQGKILRVNPTGDDSANGEYGVPADNPFVEEADALPEIYAVGMRDPHRISWDPAGDHTMYMAHIGEWQVESVYAVEPGDNFGWSVREGSFLADNRQIFPLPADDAENGFTYPVAAYDHNRDPGQTGDAGVAVNGGFVYRGDIAELQGRYLFTDLVRGWVLSTQADEMVRNDGDIDDLATIQQLRVFHDGVETTFQDLVGDKRVDLRFGSDADGELYLVSKANGKIWKVTGARSVDEPSSPFVLPALASNLVTHHDFDHPDAAKPSIEVDQGRSGTDISLVNGGVEMRVADRAYPGAGEALQTQQMSPRTASNDDWKAGVYDASGVDSLQPLAGAEEISVMGWFKPTGDHPALNSGTANPDDRYNAIGLAGVLTGTSDGHAVRALLEVITVNGELKLVALGRRVDGAGSWTFAADLPWDEILKKGQWVHLAATFDFAKGEMRLFMNGEELEGDYTASNPWGEGATSDTAPAGIKIGGSFPQNTRESNPFNGRMDDVMLLDKVPTAEQIAAQYALYKAETPEPPTAPPCTPDGTVITDVTSAEDWAPRTPAKWDFPGDEVVLTEAGTNPNDGIRRPFEYAVLTDGPELGSFDLKGQVRLDEKASVNNRDVIIVFGWQSDTEYYYAHLSQDNTIYPHNGIFKVNKADRERIDDQWDGTVGAPPAVTDEEWHDVRVVRCVETGDIAVYVDGLDAPLMTANDDTFGTGRVGFGSFDNFGRLRDLSVTGDAADATAPAVTVKPGAEFTVGRDGVYSRVSFKLHDEGKIARLTLNGVEKDLTDNVWSDLNGVVPGTFGAVAGANTLIVYDVAGNPTTVRFTLDVTAPTATVKPGAEFTVGAEGVYSKVSFKLHDAGKIDRLTLNGVAKDLSDNAWSDLNAVTPGAFGAVAGENTLIVYDVAGNARTVRFTLKAAG
- a CDS encoding branched-chain amino acid ABC transporter permease — its product is MPSVSSREPIATETVVIAPPAPRRRPAAKWVTIALLIVGAVLVLSFPTIAPNPYILSAGVVILNYAVLSTGWNFMGGFTGYISLGHAAYFGLGAYGTALLIKYLALPGFVAWIVAAILVAVIAIPIGIAALRVRGASFVIVSIAFVLIMLLVFQSWRDVTGGSEGLNVPRPFPDMLRPEHHRVFYYLFVALLVFALVVWWIIDRSKFGTALKSIREDEDKAQSLGVPTTRYKLIAYILSALFVSLGGGLYALWFGDLDPIFQFSILIGSYMVLMALLGGVRNLFGPLLGAVVVGVALEYFKLEFGDTQFHLIATGILLGVVVLFMPDGIIPAVKGLFTRSSNAASIREVTAGELLEQNAVRSAAQESPRRTNASGEETTS
- a CDS encoding branched-chain amino acid ABC transporter permease encodes the protein MSGALLLQSLILGILLGGLYALLAAGLTLYFGIMRVVMIAHSAFLILAAYLAWWFNQQTGIDPLVSLIVTVPLFFVTGVLMQRLLVSRLKPLTLTMMSVLLTFAVALVIEGTLGFLFTGTQRRIPLPYASESLNFFGAQVPVVKLIAFGLAALALAGLFVLLKYTRFGQALRATIQHPEAARLVGINTDRVAGYGFGLGLATAAIGGTALSLDATIYPSLHWHWIGPLMAIIVVGGLGSIPGAAIAALVLGIAQSLLQLPLGPTWAQTVFYVALFATLMFRPQGFFGGRLAQRF
- a CDS encoding ABC transporter ATP-binding protein; translated protein: MESESTNLLELRDIEAGYGRAALVLRGLTVVVPPASVVCLVGPNGAGKSTVLKVASGMLKPRSGSIRIDGQDVTGHGPQRMLENGLAHVLQGHSVFREMTVGENVMLGAFTVKDQKVVQERVEFVQNLFPIVGERWKQLAGLLSGGQQKQVEFARSLMVSPKVVLLDEPSMGLDPKTTAKVFEQVARMRDAGTAVLLVEQNARRALETADIGCVLDLGRVHISGPAPELLADPTLAALYLGGKPATTDDASATSPGTGI
- a CDS encoding Gfo/Idh/MocA family protein, whose protein sequence is MSVTTTASTQVLPPPALPATREIGIIMNGVSGRMGYRQHLVRSILAIRDEGGIELSDGTRVTVTPLLVGRNEAKLAELAERHGISDYTTDLDAALADPRWEIYADFLVTKARAAALRKAIAAGKTIYTEKPTAESLAESLELASLARDAGVKTGVVHDKLYLPGLQKLKRLIDSGFFGRILSVRGEFGYWVFEGDWQPAQRPSWNYRSEDGGGIIVDMFPHWNYVLENLFGEVKSVYAQASVHIPERWDENGEPYTATAEDAAYGIFELEDGVVAQINSSWTVRVHRDELVEFHVDGTLGSAVVGLFGAKIQHRNATPKPVWNPDLADDHDYDADWADVPTNDVFKNGFRQQWEEFLESYVLGTDYEFDLLAGARGVQLAEAGLQSAREGRKVDLNPLTLD
- a CDS encoding ABC transporter ATP-binding protein yields the protein MNARTAHGTVLQDSLSTVEMTKSFGGVTAVDAASVTFQEGKVNGLIGPNGSGKTTFFNCVTGMIKPDSGEVRYRGRSITRQSPDRIARTGIGRSFQLCRVFPRMTVMENLLVAVRSTSIRQQLRSANDPDELERARGWLRRVGIDHLEHAEARNLSYGQQKLLELAGVLMGEPDTIMLDEPAGGVNPALIGRIATLVRELNDEGKTFIIVEHNMEMVMSLCDHVVVFDRGRPIAEGTPEIIQQDPRVLEAYLGV